A region from the uncultured Bacteroides sp. genome encodes:
- a CDS encoding putative transporter yields the protein MEWLYSLFVQHSALQAVVIISLISAIGLGLGKVHIFGVSLGVTFVFFAGILAGHFGLSVDEQMLNYAESFGLVIFVYALGLQVGPGFFASFRKGGVKLNMLAVGVVLMGTLLSVTASFTTGISLPDVVGILCGATTNTPALGAAQQTLKQLGLESNSPALGCAVAYPLGVIGVILAILFIRKLFVHKEDFGQEQKDCNNKTYIAAFQVHNPAIFNKSVKDIAHLSYPKFVISRLWRDGNVSIPTSEKMIKEGDRLLVITSEKDVLALTVLFGEQENTDWNKEDIDWNAIDSQLVSQRIVITRPELNGKRLGSLRLRNTYGINISRVYRSDVQLLATPDLTLQLGDRLTVVGEAVAIQNVEKVLGNAVKNLNEPNLVAVFIGIVLGLTLGAIPLSIPGVSAPVKLGLAGGPIIVGILIGTFGPRLHMLTYTTRSANLMLRALGLSMYLACLGLDAGTNFFETVFRPEGLLWIGVGFGLTAIPILFVGIIAFKLMKIDFGSVVGMICGSMANPMALNYANDTIPGDNPSVAYATVYPLSMFLRVIIAQVILLFLL from the coding sequence ATGGAATGGCTATATAGTTTATTCGTTCAACATTCAGCTTTACAGGCGGTAGTGATTATTTCTCTGATCTCTGCTATCGGCCTCGGATTGGGAAAAGTGCATATCTTCGGCGTTTCTCTGGGAGTTACCTTTGTCTTTTTTGCCGGCATTTTGGCAGGGCACTTCGGCTTGTCTGTTGATGAGCAGATGCTGAACTATGCAGAGAGCTTCGGACTGGTTATCTTTGTCTATGCACTGGGCTTGCAGGTTGGCCCCGGCTTTTTTGCTTCTTTCCGCAAAGGTGGTGTAAAACTGAATATGCTGGCTGTAGGCGTGGTTTTGATGGGTACTTTGCTTAGTGTGACGGCGAGTTTTACAACCGGAATTTCATTGCCCGATGTGGTAGGTATCTTATGCGGAGCTACAACAAATACTCCTGCTTTGGGTGCGGCTCAACAAACACTTAAACAGCTTGGATTGGAAAGTAACTCGCCCGCTTTGGGTTGTGCCGTTGCTTATCCGTTGGGAGTCATTGGGGTTATACTGGCTATTTTGTTTATTCGGAAGTTGTTTGTGCACAAGGAGGATTTTGGACAGGAACAAAAAGATTGCAATAACAAAACATATATTGCTGCATTCCAGGTACATAATCCGGCTATTTTTAATAAGAGTGTTAAAGATATTGCGCATCTCAGTTATCCGAAATTTGTTATATCCAGGTTGTGGCGCGACGGGAATGTTAGTATTCCTACATCCGAGAAAATGATTAAAGAAGGTGACAGGCTACTGGTCATTACTTCAGAGAAAGACGTACTGGCTCTTACGGTACTATTTGGTGAGCAAGAGAATACTGACTGGAACAAGGAAGATATTGACTGGAATGCCATAGATAGCCAACTGGTGTCGCAACGAATAGTTATTACCCGCCCGGAGCTTAACGGGAAGAGACTTGGTTCTCTGCGTTTACGCAATACGTACGGCATTAATATCAGCCGTGTGTATCGTTCGGATGTGCAGTTGCTTGCAACCCCCGATTTAACGTTGCAACTGGGAGACAGGCTTACCGTGGTAGGCGAGGCGGTGGCTATTCAAAATGTAGAAAAGGTATTGGGCAATGCTGTTAAGAACTTAAATGAACCGAATTTGGTAGCTGTATTTATAGGAATAGTACTCGGATTGACACTGGGTGCGATACCTTTATCTATTCCTGGAGTAAGTGCTCCGGTAAAGTTGGGACTTGCAGGCGGACCTATTATAGTGGGTATTTTAATCGGAACTTTTGGCCCGCGTTTGCACATGCTTACTTACACTACACGTAGTGCTAACCTGATGCTTCGTGCTTTGGGGCTTTCTATGTACTTGGCTTGCCTGGGGCTGGATGCCGGCACTAATTTCTTTGAAACCGTTTTTCGTCCCGAAGGTTTACTTTGGATAGGGGTGGGCTTTGGCCTGACGGCAATTCCGATTCTTTTTGTCGGCATTATAGCCTTTAAACTAATGAAGATAGACTTCGGATCGGTGGTAGGCATGATTTGCGGAAGTATGGCTAACCCGATGGCGTTGAATTATGCCAACGATACAATTCCGGGCGATAATCCGTCGGTAGCCTATGCTACGGTTTACCCGCTAAGCATGTTTCTCCGGGTGATTATCGCTCAGGTGATTCTTTTGTTTCTGTTGTAA
- a CDS encoding MATE family efflux transporter — protein sequence MTNIIRQESLRRRLLKLAAPIFVETLLIMMLGAVDIIMLSRHSDNSVAAVGVVNQIVMLTFLVFEVINLGTSVLCSQYLGAKMQKKVVQVVGVSLLMNLVIGLLVSLFLFSMNGTILHWMGLGPELMKDGMDYMRIVGAFAFFQAVSLTLSASLRSANKAIYPMMVTVVVNILNIIGNYSLIFGKFGFPELGVEGAAISTAFSRGVSMVILFVILFRKHIPRFPLAYFRPFPFVELKNLLKVGLPSAGEQLSYSSSQVVITFFINMLGTEALATRTYCVNIIMFSYLFCIAMAQGGAICIGHLIGEQKPHAAFLLGKYVMKKSILITFSFSCVLALFGRVIFGWLTSNPEIIRMGAMVLIIDVVLEIGRPINIFATNALRAAGDVNYPFYVGLVVMWSVAVGCGYLLGVHWEWGLFGMWIAFLLDENIRGIVFVRRWYGMKWIKKSFVK from the coding sequence GTGACAAACATAATCAGGCAAGAGAGTTTACGCAGAAGGTTACTGAAACTGGCTGCTCCTATTTTTGTAGAAACACTGCTCATTATGATGTTGGGGGCGGTGGACATAATTATGTTGAGCCGGCACTCCGATAACAGTGTGGCTGCTGTGGGGGTGGTCAATCAGATTGTGATGCTTACGTTTCTGGTTTTCGAGGTTATCAACTTGGGTACATCTGTACTATGCTCACAATATCTGGGTGCAAAGATGCAGAAAAAGGTGGTTCAGGTGGTGGGCGTGTCTTTACTTATGAATCTTGTGATAGGGCTTTTGGTAAGTCTTTTCTTGTTTTCTATGAACGGTACGATACTTCATTGGATGGGCTTGGGGCCGGAGTTGATGAAGGATGGCATGGATTATATGCGTATTGTGGGAGCTTTTGCTTTCTTTCAGGCTGTTTCGCTAACGCTGTCGGCATCCTTGCGTAGTGCCAACAAGGCTATTTACCCGATGATGGTAACTGTAGTGGTGAATATCCTTAATATAATAGGTAACTATTCGCTTATCTTCGGCAAGTTTGGTTTTCCTGAGCTTGGAGTGGAGGGGGCGGCCATATCGACGGCGTTTAGTAGGGGAGTGTCTATGGTGATTCTGTTCGTTATTTTGTTTCGTAAACATATTCCTCGTTTCCCTCTGGCTTATTTTCGACCTTTCCCTTTTGTCGAGTTAAAGAATCTACTGAAAGTGGGATTGCCATCGGCAGGAGAACAACTTTCGTACAGTTCGTCTCAGGTTGTTATTACGTTTTTTATAAATATGCTGGGCACGGAGGCTTTGGCTACCCGCACGTATTGTGTTAATATCATTATGTTTTCTTATCTTTTCTGCATTGCCATGGCACAGGGAGGGGCTATCTGTATCGGGCATCTGATAGGAGAACAGAAACCTCATGCGGCTTTTCTGTTGGGTAAGTATGTGATGAAGAAATCTATTCTGATTACTTTCTCTTTTTCTTGTGTGTTGGCTCTCTTCGGTCGTGTTATCTTTGGTTGGCTTACTTCGAATCCGGAGATTATACGCATGGGAGCGATGGTGCTGATTATTGATGTTGTGCTGGAAATAGGACGCCCGATTAATATCTTTGCCACAAATGCGCTGAGGGCTGCCGGAGATGTGAATTATCCTTTCTACGTGGGTTTGGTGGTGATGTGGAGTGTGGCTGTAGGGTGTGGCTATCTCTTAGGAGTGCATTGGGAATGGGGTTTGTTCGGAATGTGGATAGCCTTTCTACTTGACGAGAATATACGCGGAATTGTGTTTGTTCGTCGTTGGTATGGCATGAAGTGGATAAAAAAGAGCTTTGTAAAGTAA
- a CDS encoding DUF4906 domain-containing protein: protein MVLHKWTLLIITLIFPLLSGCTGDDLGYSDARKGEIVQMHFNLQLVRMGSASSATTKATSSSRGEALSVAMGLSDKESTGTTRSSTGIDEYAINEVCIFQFDGTLPTSTLVAKEYHSSPDNTNLETTLTESSNDQTVYVVANVGEDIISDYTVGTTTIADFQASTLGFATEASVTSGTDLPMIGTYTGATMPGLYSVSLTRMVAKLSFTCNVSLTNTSDAFTLEAVQLCSVPNVAQMAVPTGTYPANATSDTDKYAYYMAEAAYTAGSTLTWYLPENLRGTVSAISNVQDKNKTNAPAFSTYIEVYGIYTPSGGTSEHITYRIYPGANFTTDFNLIRNTAYNISMTIKGMNEADGRVTVENLSNSYIVAPGATTNILVRRANESPIAITGATLTNGTYYQILSGTTWTASLLWESTTGLVSITNTIGTGPTGRFTVRANTPTGSDGGNAVVQIKNSSDQVLWSWHIWVTSYNPDGGGTTYSRSNGTKTYVFMDRNLGATAAATSTSSDQAASVSGLFYQWGRKDPFPGANAWNITAGTDPAVVYSATGTNMNVLANAQAVAVSTNLTNSVRNPFVFYEGPSSPYDWYTNTISSQNNNLWGDGTISATTFAAKTVFDPCPSGWRVPPWTGSASPWNGYSSNTFSNYSMLLTGIGYYPTSGYRSRITGAFNLVGTDGYCWSASPSSANGYFLRFNSGGNVYPASNDYGRADSFPVRCVQE, encoded by the coding sequence ATGGTGTTACATAAATGGACATTGTTAATAATTACGCTGATATTTCCGCTACTAAGTGGTTGCACCGGTGATGATTTAGGTTATTCTGACGCAAGGAAGGGAGAGATCGTACAAATGCACTTCAACTTGCAGCTTGTGAGAATGGGATCTGCTTCGTCTGCCACTACCAAAGCCACGAGCAGCAGTAGAGGTGAAGCGTTAAGCGTAGCGATGGGACTCTCTGATAAAGAAAGTACGGGTACTACCCGCAGTTCAACAGGAATTGATGAGTATGCCATTAATGAGGTATGTATCTTCCAATTTGATGGCACACTACCCACATCCACTTTAGTAGCGAAAGAATATCATAGCTCTCCGGACAATACGAATCTGGAAACAACCCTTACTGAAAGCAGTAATGATCAGACTGTGTATGTGGTTGCCAATGTGGGAGAAGATATCATATCGGATTATACCGTTGGAACAACTACCATAGCCGATTTCCAGGCTTCAACACTTGGTTTTGCCACCGAAGCATCGGTAACATCGGGTACCGATCTTCCCATGATAGGCACATATACCGGAGCCACCATGCCCGGATTGTATTCCGTATCACTGACCCGCATGGTTGCCAAACTCTCATTTACCTGCAATGTGAGTCTCACAAATACAAGCGATGCGTTTACCCTTGAAGCTGTTCAGCTTTGTTCTGTGCCCAATGTGGCTCAGATGGCGGTTCCTACAGGCACTTATCCGGCTAATGCAACTTCGGATACGGATAAATATGCATACTACATGGCTGAAGCGGCTTACACGGCGGGAAGTACACTTACATGGTATTTGCCCGAAAACCTTCGGGGCACAGTGTCTGCTATCAGCAATGTACAGGATAAAAATAAAACAAATGCGCCGGCTTTTAGCACTTATATAGAAGTATATGGCATTTATACACCCAGTGGCGGGACGTCCGAACACATAACGTACCGCATTTATCCGGGTGCCAACTTTACTACAGATTTTAATCTTATCCGCAACACGGCTTATAACATATCCATGACGATAAAGGGTATGAACGAAGCGGACGGAAGGGTGACTGTGGAAAATTTATCCAATAGTTACATAGTGGCTCCGGGAGCAACGACTAATATCTTAGTGCGCCGTGCCAATGAAAGCCCCATTGCAATTACCGGTGCCACTTTGACAAACGGCACTTATTACCAGATTCTATCCGGCACTACGTGGACGGCCAGCCTTCTTTGGGAGAGCACGACCGGTCTGGTGAGTATCACTAATACGATTGGCACCGGACCTACTGGGCGTTTCACAGTAAGGGCGAACACTCCCACAGGGAGCGACGGTGGCAATGCAGTGGTACAAATCAAGAACAGTTCCGACCAGGTGTTATGGTCGTGGCACATTTGGGTAACAAGCTATAACCCGGATGGCGGAGGAACAACCTATTCCAGATCGAACGGAACGAAAACTTACGTATTTATGGATCGTAATTTGGGAGCAACGGCTGCTGCAACCTCTACTTCTTCCGACCAAGCTGCTAGTGTGTCAGGACTTTTCTATCAATGGGGAAGGAAGGATCCTTTTCCGGGAGCCAATGCTTGGAACATTACCGCCGGTACAGATCCTGCGGTTGTTTACAGTGCAACGGGAACTAATATGAATGTGTTGGCTAATGCACAGGCTGTGGCTGTATCTACAAACCTTACAAATTCTGTGCGCAATCCGTTTGTGTTCTATGAGGGTCCGTCTTCTCCTTATGATTGGTATACTAATACTATTTCTTCTCAGAACAATAATTTATGGGGTGATGGTACCATTAGTGCCACGACTTTTGCTGCGAAGACTGTTTTTGATCCCTGCCCTTCCGGTTGGCGGGTTCCGCCTTGGACAGGAAGCGCATCACCTTGGAACGGGTATTCGTCTAACACGTTTTCTAACTATAGCATGCTGCTTACGGGTATCGGTTATTATCCTACTTCTGGCTATCGGAGCCGCATTACGGGTGCGTTCAATCTCGTAGGTACTGACGGTTACTGCTGGTCGGCGTCGCCGAGTTCCGCTAACGGGTACTTCCTGCGTTTTAATTCGGGAGGCAACGTGTACCCGGCAAGCAATGACTACGGTCGTGCCGATAGCTTTCCGGTGCGCTGCGTGCAAGAATAA